In Afipia sp. GAS231, a single window of DNA contains:
- a CDS encoding lytic transglycosylase domain-containing protein → MRWIRAVIDVESARDVRARSPKGAMGLMQIMPETWAELRRRYALGNDPYDPHDNILAGTAYLRDLRHRYGSPGFLAAYNAGPARYEEQLVGRPLPAETQAYLKTLVPVIGSDIAASSAAARLRSSVGTLFVVRSEDSKTAARVQPERPPNRASTAISVHDISAIAPQATGLFVARSDAGGPR, encoded by the coding sequence GTGCGCTGGATACGCGCAGTCATAGACGTCGAAAGCGCCCGAGACGTGCGTGCCAGGTCGCCGAAAGGCGCCATGGGCCTGATGCAGATCATGCCAGAAACGTGGGCGGAGCTGCGTCGGCGGTACGCCCTCGGTAACGATCCCTACGATCCCCATGACAACATTCTTGCGGGTACCGCATACCTTCGCGATCTGCGTCACCGCTACGGTTCACCGGGGTTCCTTGCAGCCTACAACGCGGGACCTGCTCGCTACGAAGAACAACTGGTCGGCCGTCCATTGCCAGCAGAGACCCAAGCCTACTTGAAGACGCTCGTGCCGGTCATCGGCAGCGATATTGCAGCTTCCAGCGCAGCCGCGAGGCTGCGGTCGTCGGTGGGGACGCTCTTTGTTGTGCGGTCTGAGGACTCAAAGACCGCTGCCCGGGTGCAGCCTGAGCGCCCGCCGAACCGGGCTTCGACGGCCATCTCCGTTCACGACATCTCGGCGATTGCACCACAGGCAACAGGGTTGTTCGTGGCGAGATCTGATGCGGGAGGCCCTCGATGA
- a CDS encoding DUF2493 domain-containing protein, producing the protein MTDHDDIEPAHDSSPTDHLLSELQLFGYRPFDDQPDPRPLPEGKMITGAVADIFDALVATLSDTRLEPDLEDLLWSTVNLFHRAADRIGRELDNNEQAQRRSQHEQNGSEVRSVELERLTAEGITLIERRNCLELFRDQAVDHFEVHTGSIWRPRSGSLVNHRALTAAMIDSRDYLAAKRRADTEVMLPPGPKIALTGGLDFNDHHLIWDRLDKVRTKHPDMVLIHGGSPKGAELIAAKWATSRKVPQIAFKPDWTKHAKAAPFKRNDAMLELLPIGLMHFPGTGIQDNLADKAKRLGIAVWKFGGA; encoded by the coding sequence ATGACCGATCATGACGACATCGAACCAGCGCACGACTCATCTCCTACCGACCACCTCCTGAGCGAACTGCAACTTTTCGGCTACCGTCCATTCGACGACCAACCCGATCCGAGACCGCTTCCCGAGGGCAAGATGATCACCGGCGCTGTCGCCGACATCTTCGACGCCCTGGTTGCCACCCTGAGCGACACCCGGCTTGAACCTGATCTCGAGGATCTGCTCTGGTCGACCGTGAACCTGTTCCATCGAGCAGCAGACCGGATTGGACGCGAACTCGACAATAACGAACAAGCGCAACGCAGGAGTCAGCACGAGCAGAACGGCTCGGAAGTTCGATCGGTCGAACTGGAGCGGCTGACAGCCGAAGGCATCACGTTGATCGAGCGGCGAAACTGCCTGGAGCTCTTCCGCGATCAAGCCGTCGACCACTTTGAAGTCCATACCGGTTCGATCTGGCGCCCCCGATCGGGATCACTTGTCAACCACCGCGCGCTCACCGCAGCTATGATCGACTCCAGAGATTATCTCGCAGCCAAGCGGCGCGCTGACACCGAGGTCATGTTGCCGCCCGGTCCCAAGATCGCACTGACGGGTGGCCTCGACTTCAACGACCATCACCTGATCTGGGATCGTCTCGACAAGGTACGCACCAAGCATCCCGACATGGTTCTGATCCACGGCGGCTCGCCGAAGGGCGCTGAATTGATTGCCGCCAAATGGGCGACCAGCCGCAAGGTGCCTCAGATCGCCTTTAAGCCGGATTGGACCAAGCACGCCAAGGCAGCACCGTTCAAACGCAACGACGCCATGCTCGAACTGCTGCCGATCGGCCTCATGCACTTCCCGGGCACGGGAATTCAAGACAACCTCGCCGACAAGGCGAAGCGGCTCGGCATTGCCGTCTGGAAGTTCGGCGGCGCGTAA
- a CDS encoding transcriptional regulator domain-containing protein, with protein MPEFDWRSPESYKSLQNADITDIAWECLRRNADYQRDYQAIIANTPDGEVTPEFRRRWGICFRS; from the coding sequence ATGCCTGAATTCGACTGGCGATCGCCGGAGTCTTACAAGAGCCTGCAAAATGCTGACATCACCGACATCGCTTGGGAATGTCTGCGTCGTAATGCCGACTACCAACGCGACTACCAAGCGATAATCGCTAACACCCCCGACGGGGAAGTAACGCCAGAGTTCAGGAGGAGGTGGGGCATCTGCTTTCGCTCATGA
- a CDS encoding strawberry notch-like NTP hydrolase domain-containing protein gives MTEPLAGAGAVPLSIRAAATLTSAVVKAARQLLTDLERGRRIDAAVLRSAMEAAFGASDATGAWNWKIAYDACEVATVLFLRKFGSVIRARAGSPPAMLPMLAKIVNCLPTHTRRSEESEVFQQFSTPIPLGLAACTAAGITSADRVLEPSAGTGLLAIFAELAGSTVVLNELAEARADLLGHLFPGAKVTRFDAAQIDDHLDVDIVPSVVLMNPPFSAMANVDRRMADAAFRHITSALARLCAGGRLVAITGANFGPDNPAWTDAFVRIQERGRVVFSAAIDGAVYAKHGTQIDTRLLVIDKQPTVDPTVFPVSLGVASDVATLLDWVTKHVPQRLPVATPVVADAIRRPAIPRTVAAFATRWSSTTAIPAPEAVELIYETVEWSPPEGGRLTDTLYEEYALQSIRIPGSHAHPTKLVQSAAMASVAPPKPSYRPHLPSTLVGDGVLSDAQLESIIYAGEAHSEFLAGTWTVDATFDVVAAARDDASNAVRFRRGWFLGDGTGAGKGRQVAGILLDNWLKGRRRAVWISKSDKLIEDAQRDWSALGMERLLVTPLSRFRQGTSVRLAEGVLFTTYATLRTDERGEKLSRVQQIVEWLGSDFDGVIIFDESHAMQNAVGGKGERGDQAASQQGRAGLRLQHALPNARVVYVSATGATTVHNLGYAQRLGLWGGDDFPFATRAEFVEAIEQGGVAAMEVLARDLKALGLYAARSLSYEGVAYELVEHQLTPEQVRIYDAYAGAFSIIHNNLEAAMRAANITGETGTLNGQAKSAARSAFESAKQRFFGHLLTSMKTPSLIRSIERDLEAGHAAVIQIVSTGEALMERRLAEIPTEDWADVQVDITPREYVLDYLAHSFPVQLYEPFTDAEGNLCSRPVYRDGQPVESREAVARRGRLIEKLASLPPVPGALDQVVQRFGADVVAEVTGRSRRIIRKHDRLVVESRAGSANLAETAAFMDDVKRILVFSDAGGTGRSYHAELSARNRRLRVHYLLEPGWKADAAIQGLGRTNRTNQAQPPLFRPIATDVKAEKRFLSTIARRLDTLGAITRGQRQTGGHGLFRPEDNLESQYGRDALRQLYMLLARGKVDGCSLERFEDATGLKLTDANGLKDELPPITTFLNRLLALTIDLQNILFTAFEQLLTARIEGAIASGTYDVGLETLRAESFVVTDRRTIYVHPGTAAETRLLTITQRARNHPVPLDEALDRLSDARAILLINERSGRAAVQIPAPSFMLDDGEIERRVRLIRPMEQHSVPLRMMAESHWVEADRARFVSAWQAELAEVPEFTDSTIHVVSGLLLPIWKRLPNESTRVYRLQTDAGERVIGRRASAAWVANALATDTPKLTPDVVLAALIEGRAVLDLAEGLQLRRARVMGKHRIELSGFTDAMRDRLKAYGLFHEIISWKLRMFVPSDASGVDILAKVLDHYPIARVGEREAA, from the coding sequence ATGACCGAACCTCTCGCCGGCGCTGGCGCCGTCCCGCTTTCGATCCGTGCCGCCGCAACTCTCACCTCCGCCGTCGTCAAGGCTGCGCGACAGCTTTTGACCGATCTCGAACGCGGCCGTCGCATCGATGCCGCGGTCCTTCGCAGCGCGATGGAGGCTGCCTTCGGCGCCTCCGACGCGACCGGCGCCTGGAATTGGAAAATTGCCTATGACGCCTGCGAGGTGGCGACCGTCCTGTTCCTTCGCAAATTCGGCTCAGTTATCCGTGCCAGGGCCGGTTCGCCGCCCGCCATGTTGCCGATGCTAGCGAAGATCGTGAACTGCCTGCCGACCCATACTCGGCGTTCCGAGGAAAGCGAGGTGTTTCAACAATTCTCGACGCCGATTCCCCTTGGTCTGGCGGCATGCACCGCGGCTGGCATCACTTCCGCGGACCGTGTTTTGGAGCCGTCAGCGGGGACCGGCCTGCTGGCCATTTTTGCGGAGCTTGCTGGCAGCACAGTGGTGCTGAACGAGTTGGCCGAGGCCCGCGCCGACTTGCTCGGTCATCTGTTTCCCGGCGCCAAAGTGACGCGGTTCGACGCCGCACAGATCGACGATCATCTCGATGTCGATATTGTTCCGAGCGTGGTTCTGATGAACCCGCCCTTCTCGGCGATGGCGAACGTCGATCGCCGCATGGCGGATGCAGCCTTCCGTCACATCACTTCGGCGCTAGCGCGCCTTTGCGCCGGCGGGCGTCTCGTCGCCATCACCGGGGCGAACTTCGGCCCCGACAATCCAGCCTGGACCGACGCCTTCGTCCGAATCCAGGAACGTGGGCGCGTCGTATTTTCTGCCGCCATCGACGGCGCCGTCTATGCGAAGCACGGGACTCAAATCGACACAAGGCTGCTTGTGATCGACAAGCAGCCCACCGTCGATCCGACCGTGTTCCCTGTCTCGCTGGGCGTGGCGAGCGATGTCGCCACGTTGCTTGATTGGGTGACCAAGCATGTTCCTCAGAGGCTGCCAGTTGCGACCCCGGTTGTGGCCGATGCTATCAGACGTCCCGCGATCCCACGAACGGTCGCGGCCTTTGCAACGCGGTGGTCGTCTACAACGGCGATCCCGGCGCCAGAAGCCGTAGAACTCATATATGAGACGGTCGAGTGGTCTCCGCCGGAAGGCGGCCGGCTCACCGATACGCTTTATGAGGAATATGCTCTCCAGTCGATCCGCATTCCCGGATCCCACGCGCATCCGACAAAACTCGTACAGTCCGCAGCGATGGCCTCCGTCGCGCCTCCAAAGCCATCCTATCGGCCGCATTTGCCTTCGACTCTGGTGGGAGATGGAGTCCTGTCGGACGCCCAGCTTGAAAGCATCATTTATGCTGGCGAGGCGCACTCGGAATTTCTCGCAGGCACCTGGACGGTCGATGCGACTTTTGACGTCGTAGCCGCCGCGCGTGACGATGCATCAAATGCCGTCCGCTTTCGCCGCGGTTGGTTCCTGGGCGACGGCACCGGGGCGGGCAAGGGCCGGCAGGTCGCGGGCATCCTGCTCGACAATTGGTTGAAAGGCCGCCGTCGTGCCGTCTGGATCAGCAAGTCTGACAAACTGATCGAGGATGCGCAGCGCGATTGGTCGGCGCTCGGCATGGAGCGGCTCCTCGTTACGCCGCTGTCTAGATTCCGCCAGGGGACGTCGGTCCGGTTGGCGGAAGGCGTCCTGTTTACCACCTACGCTACGCTGCGCACCGACGAGCGAGGCGAAAAGCTTTCGCGGGTGCAGCAGATCGTCGAATGGTTGGGCTCCGACTTCGACGGCGTCATCATTTTTGACGAGAGCCACGCCATGCAAAATGCGGTTGGCGGCAAGGGCGAGCGCGGTGACCAGGCCGCCTCGCAGCAGGGGCGCGCGGGCCTTCGCCTCCAGCACGCGCTGCCGAACGCCCGCGTCGTCTACGTCTCCGCGACGGGCGCCACAACGGTGCATAATCTTGGCTACGCCCAACGGCTCGGCTTGTGGGGCGGCGACGACTTCCCATTCGCCACCCGTGCAGAATTCGTCGAGGCCATCGAGCAAGGCGGCGTTGCCGCAATGGAGGTGTTGGCGCGTGACCTCAAGGCGCTCGGTCTCTATGCCGCCCGCTCCCTGTCTTACGAAGGCGTCGCGTACGAGTTGGTCGAGCATCAGCTTACGCCCGAGCAGGTTCGCATCTACGATGCCTATGCCGGCGCATTCAGTATCATCCACAACAACCTCGAAGCCGCGATGCGGGCCGCCAATATCACGGGCGAAACCGGCACGCTGAACGGACAGGCGAAGTCCGCGGCCCGGTCTGCCTTTGAAAGCGCCAAGCAGCGCTTCTTCGGGCATCTGTTGACTTCGATGAAGACGCCGTCGTTGATCCGGTCGATCGAGCGCGATCTTGAGGCCGGGCACGCCGCCGTAATCCAGATCGTCTCGACCGGCGAGGCGCTGATGGAGCGTCGTCTTGCGGAGATCCCGACCGAAGACTGGGCCGACGTCCAGGTCGACATCACCCCGCGCGAGTATGTCCTCGACTATCTCGCTCATTCCTTCCCGGTTCAGCTCTACGAGCCCTTCACCGACGCGGAGGGTAATCTCTGTTCCCGGCCCGTATATCGCGACGGCCAACCGGTCGAGAGCAGGGAAGCCGTCGCGCGCCGCGGCCGTTTGATCGAGAAACTCGCCTCGCTGCCACCGGTACCTGGGGCGCTCGATCAGGTCGTCCAGCGCTTCGGCGCGGACGTGGTTGCTGAAGTGACGGGCCGCTCGCGCCGGATCATCCGAAAGCACGATCGGCTGGTGGTCGAAAGCCGCGCGGGCTCCGCCAACCTCGCTGAGACCGCGGCTTTCATGGACGACGTCAAGCGCATCCTGGTGTTCTCGGACGCGGGCGGCACGGGGCGCAGCTATCATGCCGAACTGTCGGCGCGGAATAGGCGGCTGCGTGTCCATTACCTGCTTGAACCCGGTTGGAAAGCGGACGCCGCCATTCAAGGCCTCGGCCGCACCAACCGCACCAACCAGGCGCAACCGCCGTTGTTTCGGCCCATTGCGACCGACGTGAAGGCCGAAAAGCGCTTTCTCAGCACCATTGCCCGTCGGCTCGACACGCTCGGTGCCATCACGCGCGGTCAGCGGCAGACCGGAGGGCACGGTCTGTTCCGTCCCGAGGACAATCTCGAAAGCCAGTACGGTCGGGATGCGTTGCGCCAGCTCTACATGCTGCTGGCGCGGGGCAAGGTAGATGGCTGCTCGCTCGAGAGGTTTGAGGACGCGACCGGCCTGAAGCTGACGGACGCCAATGGATTAAAGGATGAACTGCCGCCAATCACGACTTTCCTCAACAGGCTGTTGGCACTCACCATCGACCTGCAGAACATTCTCTTCACCGCATTCGAGCAATTACTGACCGCTCGCATCGAGGGCGCGATCGCGTCCGGTACCTACGATGTAGGGTTGGAAACGCTCCGCGCCGAAAGCTTTGTCGTCACCGACCGGCGGACGATTTATGTCCATCCCGGCACCGCCGCGGAGACCAGGCTTCTCACGATCACCCAGCGCGCGCGCAATCATCCGGTGCCGCTGGATGAAGCCCTTGACCGGCTCTCCGACGCGCGCGCCATCCTGCTGATCAACGAGCGTTCGGGACGCGCGGCCGTGCAAATCCCGGCCCCGAGTTTCATGCTTGACGATGGCGAAATCGAGCGACGCGTCCGATTGATCAGACCAATGGAGCAGCACAGCGTCCCCTTGAGGATGATGGCAGAAAGCCATTGGGTCGAAGCGGATCGTGCGCGCTTCGTCTCGGCCTGGCAGGCGGAGCTTGCGGAAGTACCCGAGTTCACGGATAGCACGATCCATGTAGTGTCGGGGTTACTGTTGCCGATCTGGAAACGGCTGCCGAACGAGTCGACCCGCGTCTATCGGTTGCAGACCGATGCCGGCGAGCGCGTGATCGGCCGCAGGGCCTCGGCCGCCTGGGTGGCGAACGCCCTCGCGACCGACACGCCCAAGCTGACGCCGGATGTGGTCCTCGCCGCGCTGATCGAGGGCCGAGCCGTTCTCGACCTCGCCGAAGGCCTTCAACTGCGCCGTGCCCGAGTCATGGGGAAACATCGCATCGAGCTGTCAGGCTTTACCGATGCCATGCGCGACCGTCTCAAAGCCTACGGCCTCTTCCACGAGATCATCTCGTGGAAGCTGCGCATGTTCGTGCCATCAGACGCAAGTGGTGTCGACATCCTGGCGAAGGTGCTCGACCACTATCCGATCGCACGCGTCGGCGAGCGGGAGGCGGCGTGA
- a CDS encoding helix-turn-helix domain-containing protein: MDIREILAINLRKLRQARGLSQEELAHRAEIDRTYISALERSIYAAGIDVVDRLARSLGVEAADLLTRPPPTSGKRKTRGQAE, from the coding sequence ATGGACATACGCGAGATACTTGCAATCAATTTGCGAAAGCTCCGACAAGCCCGCGGCCTGTCGCAGGAGGAATTAGCTCACCGAGCGGAAATTGACCGAACCTATATCAGCGCGCTCGAGCGGAGCATCTATGCGGCGGGCATCGACGTGGTCGATCGATTGGCGCGCAGTTTGGGAGTCGAAGCGGCCGACCTTCTAACACGCCCGCCCCCAACCAGCGGTAAGCGAAAGACTCGAGGGCAGGCTGAATAG
- a CDS encoding toprim domain-containing protein — MFRDAAELAHRLAREAEAVCRHYLSNGRREGRYWLVGDVHNTPGRSMFVRLQQSTKGPAGKWTDAATGEHGDLLDVIRESQGLRDFREVAEEARRFLKLPRTEPELAPKSVCPPAPSGSQEAAKRLFAISGPIEGTVVETYLQRRGIALVHHGGSLRFHPRCYYRPDEHLPTETWPAMIARVTDIAGRITGVHRTWLDPEDFDRIRLGKAPIDTPRRAMGDLLGNAVRFGSADDVLAAGEGIETMLSLRCPLSTLPMAAALSASHLGAIDFPLSLRRLYIARDADAAGDMVVAVLTQRAKAAGIEAIKLSPRLGDFNEDLHIFGLEALWAALRLQLVPEDVGRFLPASTAVA, encoded by the coding sequence ATGTTCCGAGATGCGGCCGAACTGGCGCATCGCCTCGCGCGCGAGGCCGAAGCGGTGTGCCGGCACTATCTCTCCAACGGCCGGCGAGAGGGACGGTACTGGCTGGTCGGCGACGTCCACAATACACCGGGTCGCTCGATGTTCGTGCGTTTACAGCAGTCGACGAAGGGGCCCGCCGGCAAATGGACCGATGCTGCGACCGGCGAGCATGGGGATCTCCTCGATGTCATTCGCGAAAGCCAGGGCTTGCGCGATTTCCGGGAGGTTGCCGAGGAGGCAAGGCGCTTTCTCAAGCTACCTCGTACCGAACCGGAACTCGCCCCAAAGTCGGTTTGTCCACCAGCACCGTCCGGATCGCAAGAGGCCGCAAAACGCCTGTTTGCAATCTCAGGTCCGATTGAGGGGACTGTGGTCGAGACGTATTTGCAGCGCCGAGGAATTGCTCTCGTGCACCATGGTGGCAGCCTCCGCTTTCATCCACGCTGCTACTATCGGCCTGACGAGCACTTGCCGACCGAAACCTGGCCGGCAATGATCGCCCGCGTGACCGACATCGCTGGTCGGATCACAGGTGTGCACCGCACCTGGCTCGATCCGGAAGACTTCGATCGCATTCGACTTGGCAAAGCTCCGATCGATACGCCACGACGGGCAATGGGTGACCTGCTCGGCAATGCGGTTCGCTTCGGCTCGGCCGATGACGTGCTGGCCGCCGGCGAGGGGATCGAGACCATGCTGTCGTTGCGCTGTCCGCTATCGACCCTGCCGATGGCCGCAGCATTGTCCGCTAGTCACCTCGGCGCTATCGACTTCCCGCTGAGTTTGCGCCGACTCTACATCGCGCGCGACGCCGATGCGGCCGGAGACATGGTGGTGGCAGTTCTGACGCAGCGCGCGAAAGCAGCCGGCATCGAAGCGATCAAATTGTCGCCCCGGCTGGGTGACTTCAACGAAGATCTGCACATTTTCGGCCTCGAAGCCCTCTGGGCTGCGTTACGGTTGCAACTCGTGCCGGAGGATGTCGGTCGCTTCCTGCCTGCGTCGACTGCGGTCGCATAA
- a CDS encoding DUF2840 domain-containing protein: MSDLTEVELLWLEKRIENRVRFGRAVEEKVLDRRRRLLSFAPGSIFAFVRWTSNDFGTAISRIDILRAVAPGQRCSTVPYVKPGGEILLRLSGWPKVERALQLIDAVEALDINPADAAPDYWHHVHNRLSVNENPRPYTKGRHQAWLHRQRIMR; this comes from the coding sequence ATGAGCGATCTCACCGAAGTCGAGCTCCTTTGGCTCGAGAAGCGCATTGAGAACCGCGTTCGCTTCGGGCGTGCCGTCGAGGAAAAAGTCCTCGATCGTCGCCGTCGACTGTTGTCATTTGCGCCAGGCAGCATCTTTGCATTCGTTCGTTGGACGTCGAACGACTTCGGAACGGCGATCTCGCGGATCGACATCCTGCGCGCAGTCGCGCCCGGACAGCGGTGCTCGACCGTGCCTTATGTGAAGCCGGGCGGAGAGATCCTTCTGCGGCTGTCCGGCTGGCCGAAGGTTGAACGGGCGCTCCAGTTGATCGATGCCGTCGAAGCACTGGACATCAATCCGGCAGATGCTGCACCGGACTATTGGCATCACGTTCACAACCGGCTGTCTGTCAACGAGAACCCCCGTCCTTACACGAAAGGACGTCACCAGGCGTGGCTTCACCGGCAGAGGATCATGCGATGA
- a CDS encoding DUF736 domain-containing protein, translated as MATIGSFKKIGNDFQGEIVTLSLQARGVRIVAEANRSNENAPSHRIYVGRAEIGAAWSKRSEEGRDYLSLKLDDPSFNAPIYANLFDDEGGEGYTLLWSRPRKNGD; from the coding sequence ATGGCTACCATCGGTTCTTTCAAGAAGATCGGCAACGATTTCCAGGGCGAGATCGTCACCCTGAGCTTGCAGGCCAGGGGCGTCCGCATCGTCGCAGAAGCCAACCGCTCCAACGAGAACGCTCCCAGCCACCGCATCTACGTGGGCCGGGCCGAGATCGGGGCCGCCTGGTCGAAGCGCTCCGAGGAGGGGCGCGACTATCTCTCACTCAAGCTCGACGATCCCTCCTTCAACGCGCCGATCTACGCGAACCTGTTCGACGACGAAGGCGGCGAAGGCTACACCCTGCTCTGGTCGCGGCCGCGGAAGAACGGCGACTGA
- a CDS encoding DUF2285 domain-containing protein: MRNLPLDPDVADTAPTEQILTAYDQEHVVTYARLLQADSEGADWREVARIVLHVDPEREPDRARNAYESHLARAKWVTERGRLLRGAGSN, encoded by the coding sequence ATGAGAAATCTGCCACTCGATCCTGACGTTGCAGACACTGCGCCGACTGAGCAGATTCTGACGGCGTACGATCAGGAGCACGTCGTGACTTACGCGCGCCTTCTGCAAGCCGATAGTGAGGGAGCTGATTGGCGGGAGGTCGCGCGAATAGTCTTGCATGTCGATCCAGAGCGCGAGCCTGATCGTGCGCGGAATGCGTATGAGAGCCATCTGGCGCGCGCAAAATGGGTTACCGAGAGGGGGCGTCTCTTGCGCGGTGCCGGCTCAAATTAG
- a CDS encoding IS110 family transposase: MEFFTGLDVGMDETAICVVDDKGKVMLQTTVVTDPEAIKLALRPYLGRLRRVGHEAGSWSPWLHPELEKLGLPAVCLETQHVRAALKAQRNKTDKTDALGLAHLMRTGWFRQAHIKSEACYRLRLLLTHRRNLKRKFVDLENAIRHSLKAFGMRFKGCGRGGFAQAVREAVAGDPLVSELIEAMLNARAALWKQYLKLHDMVVKFVAGHELCRRLMQIPGVGPVAALSFVTAIDDPSRFKRSRDVAAYFGLTSRRWQSGKSIDVQGRISKAGDPDVRRALYEAASALLTRFKRKDKIKAWGMALAKRSSHRKATVAVARKLAVVMHAMWVDGTFYCGDPAARAADVSARAAAKDKKLLGTYA; the protein is encoded by the coding sequence ATGGAATTCTTCACCGGACTGGACGTGGGCATGGACGAAACCGCGATTTGCGTGGTCGACGACAAGGGCAAGGTGATGCTGCAGACGACGGTGGTGACCGATCCGGAGGCGATCAAGCTTGCGCTCAGGCCGTATCTGGGCCGGCTTCGGCGGGTGGGTCATGAGGCGGGCTCGTGGTCGCCGTGGCTGCATCCGGAATTGGAAAAGCTCGGCCTGCCGGCGGTGTGCCTGGAGACGCAGCATGTGCGCGCCGCGCTGAAGGCGCAACGCAACAAGACCGACAAGACCGACGCGCTGGGGCTGGCGCATCTGATGCGCACCGGCTGGTTCCGCCAGGCCCATATCAAGAGCGAGGCCTGCTACCGGCTGCGGCTGTTGTTGACCCACCGGCGCAATCTGAAGCGCAAGTTCGTGGATTTGGAGAATGCGATCCGGCATTCGCTGAAGGCCTTCGGCATGCGCTTCAAGGGATGCGGGCGTGGCGGCTTTGCGCAGGCCGTGCGCGAGGCCGTCGCCGGCGATCCGCTGGTGAGCGAGCTGATCGAGGCCATGCTCAATGCCCGTGCCGCGCTCTGGAAGCAGTATTTGAAGCTGCACGACATGGTGGTCAAATTTGTTGCCGGCCATGAGCTGTGCCGGCGCTTGATGCAGATCCCGGGTGTCGGGCCGGTTGCGGCGCTGAGCTTTGTGACCGCGATCGACGATCCCTCGCGGTTCAAGAGGTCACGCGATGTGGCGGCCTATTTTGGCCTGACGTCGCGGCGCTGGCAGTCCGGCAAGTCGATTGACGTGCAGGGGCGGATCAGCAAGGCGGGCGACCCGGACGTGCGGCGGGCGCTCTATGAGGCGGCCTCTGCCTTGCTGACGCGGTTCAAGCGCAAGGACAAGATCAAGGCCTGGGGCATGGCGCTCGCCAAGCGCTCGAGCCACCGCAAGGCGACCGTGGCGGTGGCACGCAAGCTTGCCGTGGTCATGCATGCGATGTGGGTTGACGGCACGTTTTACTGCGGTGATCCGGCGGCGCGCGCCGCTGATGTGAGCGCGCGCGCCGCCGCCAAGGACAAGAAGCTGCTCGGGACTTACGCATGA
- a CDS encoding S26 family signal peptidase — translation MTSRFKTLTAMLGGAAVLITPILLEITPVYVWNASESVPIGLYRLQPSYNLFITELVAVQPPEPLATFLDLNGYLPAGVPMLKRVLALPGQTVCRSGLTLSVDAIEMGEARERDGRGRPLPKWQGCRVVGEGELFVMNWQSANSLDGRYFGFLPASAVIGRALPAWTWED, via the coding sequence ATGACCAGCCGGTTCAAGACGCTGACCGCGATGCTCGGCGGTGCCGCGGTTCTTATCACGCCAATTCTTCTGGAGATCACACCAGTCTACGTCTGGAATGCATCCGAGAGCGTGCCGATCGGGCTCTATCGTTTGCAGCCGTCATACAACCTGTTCATCACCGAGCTTGTTGCCGTTCAGCCGCCGGAGCCGCTTGCGACCTTCCTCGATCTGAACGGCTATCTGCCAGCCGGGGTGCCGATGCTCAAACGCGTGCTGGCGCTTCCCGGGCAGACCGTCTGCCGAAGCGGGCTCACACTCTCTGTCGACGCGATCGAAATGGGCGAAGCACGGGAGCGCGATGGCCGCGGCCGGCCGCTCCCGAAATGGCAGGGTTGCCGAGTCGTCGGCGAGGGCGAACTCTTTGTCATGAACTGGCAGTCCGCCAACTCGCTGGATGGCCGCTATTTCGGGTTCTTGCCGGCGTCGGCTGTCATTGGCCGCGCGCTGCCGGCGTGGACCTGGGAGGATTGA